GTGTTCGCTATAAAACCCCGCAATACCAGTTCAGAATGAGGCCAAAACACGCCAGTATCTAAACAATTGATTCTTGGGATCACTCCTCTCTAGACTGAAGCACTTCAACTCCGAAGATCACGTTTTTCTTATATTTTAACATGCTTTGCGTACATTCGCTGCCAGTCGAAGCTAGTCCACCAACTTTGCGTCTTCCGACGTGGTGAGTCGGCACGTCACAATTGGCATACTGGGCACAGGGTTCAAGTGTTCGTGCAGTCGTCTCGACCAGAATGGAGGCCACGGCAAAATCGTGCCTGTTGACGTTCACGTGCCATCCAACAGTCGCGCGTATGCAGGTTTTTGAGTCATGCTTGTTGCGCGAGAGTTGCTTGATGATAAAGCGGTCATCTCTCAGTTGGTATCTCAGTGTGCCTAGCACTAGAAATGCTTAAGCTAGCTGCCCCTCCACATTTTTGGCGAATGCTTTACTTTTCTGGAGAGCACTCTCTAAAACTCAATTAGCGGTATACAGGGATCTCCATCCGCCGCATGCACGTGTGTATCGTAACTGGCTTGTCCCAGACTTCCACTGAAAAAGTTACAGCAGTTACCAGAGAGTTTGAAGTGTTTCTATGCTTCACTGGAAAAGCGCGAAGAAGTTAGCTAAACTGCCGTATTCATTAGGAACTTTTGTATGCCGCCCCTTTCGGCCTCTGCACCAAGGCTGTGTCCCGCCACTGGTTGCCCCTGTTTCACGCGGCTGTCCGGTCAAAAacgtcttcgtttccgcgTGCGCTCCCGACTTCTACTTCTTTTTATCCTTCCTCTGGGCTACCAGTAACCGATGCTCATCTTCGTTCGTGTATGAGTGTCGTTTTCAGCGCCTACTCTGAACAGGCACACCATCTCAACCAACGGTCCCCCTCAATTCGGCTTGTGCCGCTCACACTGGGGGGATGCGCCATTCTTGTATGACACCGCATCGAGCAGCCAGAGGCTCGCATCTCTGTCCGGGAGAAGGACAAAATGGTGGCACCTCATCTGCGTGGTGCTCTAGTCCAAATTCACCAGTATTGTGTAGGGCAAATCGAAGGTTGCCCTTGTAGTGGCGGGCACGCGTGCACAGCGTGAGACGTGCGTTTGTAAGAAAACGCACAGCCTACTCGTATCACGACAGCAAGTACTCACGGTGTACACTTGCTGCAAATCTGAACCGGATTCTTGGGAGTCGGCTTTACTACTGCCTGCGTGTATCTGCTATCCCTAAGTACAGAAGCAAACGTACCTGGCTCACCGTTTATAAGTGTAGCACGTGGATAGataagcatgcatgcacggatATATCCGAATCcgttcttttcgtctttgtctctctgcgcagTGATAGTAGCTGACGCATCTCAGTGGACGGATGCGCAGATGCAGGGATCGAGATCGGTACATCCAGACAGTTACAAATGCAGTTGTGTATGCGTGTACGATACATGCAATACAATTGATGTTCGAGGGTGTGTCTGAAGTGTGATGCGGCGGACCGTGTAGCTGTTGGTTCTTGTTCTGCATCCCGTGAACTTCTCTGTTTGAGTTCTCTGGCGTCCGACTTCGTGTTAGCTGTTGATTTTTGTATTTGCCGTCGACGTTAGAGTGTCTGGCGCAGAGTTCAGTTCTCTCACCTGAACGATGCGCGACCGCCGGTCCATCACACGTCGGAAGCAGCGTGTGGGAGAGTCGAGACGGACGTCAGTACGGAGTCAAGAACGAGGGGAAATGAAAGCTTCTCGGACCGAGGGATCTTGGACATTCTACATACTAGATCGAGAGAAGCACCATATTCCTAGATAGATTGCTTCCCTTTTGTGTCTTTGTGGTTtctcattttcttcttctcttctgtggctGGCTCTTTGGACTCTATGCCCCAGCGAATCTGCAACCCCGGTGACTGGCGACATGTTTGGGTTACCTTGCGGTGAGTCTTCTGTAGTTGCTATCTGTTGTAGATAGAAACACGATAACGAGCGGTTGCGTTTCATGTCACGGCTCCACTGTTGGGAGATGATTTCGTGTGTTTCCCGTGCTGGCCGTCCGCTGTGTTCCTTCACTGAAGAGGCCGGGGGCTGTTGACAGAATGTCAATTCCTGTGCAAGATAAAGTTGCGGCGGATCGAGGCGTCCTCGCAAATGTGCTTTGCTTGCCCTTTGAAATATGGTGGAGCAACCGCCAGGCGAGGCGAAACGAGTATGTGTTCTTCCTTACCAATTACGACTTTCACGAAGACGTCGCGATTCGCGAGAGCCTGCTAGCACTGCCACACCTTGAAGCTGTGCACAAAAcaagcggagacagcaaacGAGAGGGAACTCGAGAAACAGCCCGTTCTCTAGGCACGCATCTCGAGGCCCCGGAAGATAAAGAACGCGAGACTCGGAAGTTTCCTGCGACGCTTCAACTGCGGCATCGTAGGCATTATGAGCCTTCACCTGTGCATCAGGTTAGCGACAGTCATGTGACCTTTTTGAAGGGTGCCCGTCCTGAAAACGAAATCCACACCGCCAAGTACACCAAGTACAGCTTTGTCCCGCTCGTGCTCTTTTACCAGCTGACGCGGTTTTCCAATTTCTacttcctctgcgtcgccatGCTTCAGCTGCTTCCCGCCATTAGCGACTCCGGCGGGGTGCCGACGTACCTGATTCCCATCTCGATCATTGTCGGGCTCTCAGTGATTAAGGAGTTCTTCGAAGACTACAGCCGCCACAaaagcgacgaggaggagaactcCAAGCAGGTTTTGGTTTTCGAGAAAGGCAAGCTGGTGGAGAAGCAGTGGCGGGAGGTTCGCGTCGGGGACGTCGTGAAGGTCACGGCTGGCCAGCAGTTTCCCGCTGATCTGGTGCTGCTCAACTGTGCTCATGACTACGGAATTTGCAACGTCGAAACGAAGAACGTCGACGGCGAAAGCAATGTGAAGAGCCGGTTTTGTCTGCCGAAACTCACGCGCATATTCGCAGATGACAGCACAGCTGGAACTGCAAAAGTCCGCTTCGTCTGCGAGCCAGCTTGCGAAAACTTGACGAGCTTCAGTGGCAAAGTGATTCTTCCGCCCCTTCCGAATCGAGGCGGCGACGAAAATGCTGAGAGACTCGGGAGCTCGACCCGCAGTACGAGAGGCCGTTCTTCGAGTTCAGGAAGCAGAATCCCAATGGGGAACAGTGAGAACCAGCGCGAGCGAGATGAAGCAGACACGGCAACAAACGAGAGGGTCTTTGGAGGAAGCGACTCCAGCTATGCAATGCATGTGACAGAATATTCTGGCGGCAAAAACAAGGTGCCTCGCAACGGCCAGATCCAGAAGCAGGATTCCAGTCCGCGACAAAACGGAGAGGGACGGAATCTCCATAAACGTTGTCCGTGCCATTCCTATCGTGCTTCGCGGTCTTCTGAACGTGACAATGATTTGCCCCATCTAGAGCGTGCGTCCATctcagaggaagaggcaactGACGAAAGCGGTGCCTCAGAAGGCAGCAGGAAGGAGCGGCAGGAGGACCTCGAGGGGAGTGAGGGCACCAGGTGTGACGGTGGCGGACTGCAAGCCCTAGAGATTCATGAGGGAGGACCCGAAGCTCGCCAGGAGTCGTCGGACACTTTCAGTCGAAATGCTGAGGATCCTCCGCAACGACGAAGACCCgaggaacaagaggaaaTCGCGCTCAGCTTCAACCAGCTGCTTCTGAGAGGCACATCGATGGTGGAAACAAAGTGGGCTTACGGAGCCGTTGTGTACGCAGGTGAGCCGACGGAAGCGTTTAGGGTAGACACACCTTTCTTCGACCGCCTGTCATCTTTTAGAATTTCGGTTTTCTGCTCGTCATTTTTCGGTATTTGTGGCCCGCCTACGTTGAGATTTTGTGGGTTTACTGCAAGAAAGTTTCCCCGGATGCTTCTCTGTGTTATCCTCTTTAGTACTAGTTTATGCCAGCTCTTCGTGCTCGGCAGTTTTTTCCCAGATGTTTGATGCCGGCCTGCCGCGTCCACTGCATTCGCAGATTGCGTTGCTTTCCTCGGTCCGTTCATGCATTCCTCGCTGACTTTCCTCCATGGtgtcctctccgtctccagcCGTTGCTTCTAGGCGCCGAATCTTTTGATGGACACTTTCGTCGTCGTTTTGTTGTTACACACTGGTTACTTAATTGTAGGTTTTTTAAAAAGCGACTTCGACTCTGATTGATCTATCACATTAAGATAACTGAATATCAGAGAGTCGGTTCGTAACATCATTGCATACCGTGCCCGAAAGCAAAATTCTAGCTTTCCTTTGCCACTCATGTCAGCGCTCGGGGTCCGAGACCACTTTCAACAAGCTTCCTGggttcgttcctcttctttcggcGGTCACGAGGCTCACGCCTCTTAATAGTTTCCAAATAAAACAGGGTACCTGAGTGACTATTTTTTGAAGTGATTACAAAGTAGGGTTCATATTTTCATTTTACCATCATAACAAGTGAGACGTTCACAGGTGATCTTCCAAGCCAAAAGGGGAACATCCTGGACCGTAAATTGAGACAAGAATACAACGCAAAAGTTCCGGAAGGATGTGGAGTTCACCTCTGCCTGCATTGTGTTATGTTCGTTGTAGGCAGGCAAACGCGCCTGATGATGAACAGTCGGGTGGGGGCCGTCCAGAAGTGGTCCAGATTGGAACTCAACTACAGCTCGCACGTTGTGGTGATGATCATCGTCCAGGTTCTGTcagtgtttcttctctccttcatgTCCATCTACTGGATTGAGACGCAAGGCTACCGCGCCTCGTACCTCGACCTGCGGCACTATGTTTCGACGATAAAGAATTTCGGGCTCACCTTCGGGGCCACCTTTCtggtcttcgcctccttcgtcccCCTCGACCTCTTCATGCTCTGGGAAATCTGCCGCTTTGTTCAGGGGCTCTTCATCAACTTCGACAAGGAAATGTACAGCACTGAAGCAGAACGCCATGCACTGAGTCAGGCAGCTCAGGTACGCTGCACTACCCAAGCATTTTCTCTGGATCAACATAAACACtcagttttcttctgccACCTTGCGTTTTCTAGGCACGTAACTTCCAAGTAACAGGTGAGGTGGGGGCAGTAACTGAAGTAGGTCGTGGCACCGCCCTTGGCATACGCTCGGCTCtccactccgcatttgctgCTCGACTGCTTCCGGTCTTTTCATTCCCAGCTGATAGAAGAAATGGGAAACGTGACTCACGTGTACAGCGACAAAACTGGAACGCTGACGAAGAACATCATGCAGCTCAAGTGCGTGGGTCTCGGAGACGGCTTTGAGTACGGCATGGATCTCTGGTGCGACGACCGCGCGGCGATGAATGCCAGCGATCGGAAATTCCAAAAGCAAATGCGCCAGGTTCGTGCCTTAGAGGAAGacgctttctttctcgccttcccgtCAGACAGTCTTTGAATCCCTGTCCGTGTCGGCCTGGCAAACCAAAGCaccttcgtcctctttctacatatatatatatatatatatatatacatgcataggTTTACTGACACTGATACCTGTTGAGCTGGATTCGGAGCGTTTCGATTCTCTATCCAGCTAGAGGTGGGGGGTGTGGAAGAAGGCGTGAATCATTTTCCACACTTCTTGTCAGACATCGAGAATGAGGCCGCGTTTTCAATGTGCCAGAAAGTGTTTGGTTTCTCTCATAGATGGACTGTCTGTAACGGTACACGTTCATGTCCCTTACGCTGTGTGGTGCTCCGAAATCTGTTCATTCTTTGAAAGTGCTCCTCGACAGGTTTAGCATCacagcgtgcatgcaaatgcgAATGTCCAGAGAACACATgttccctcttttccttccgtGCGTCTTTGACGCGTCTCTcatctttctttctctccttctcacTCTCCTTTCCATCCTTGTGTGTTTGCTTCAGCTGAAACGCGAAGCGCAGCGGCGTTGTGCTGTATCGCGGCGCCTTTCTCAGGAGGCAACTTCAGCTCTTGGGCGCCTGGCCATGCCGCGGGCGGTGTCCAGTGCTCCCCGTTCCATTCCTGGTGATCCGCCGGCACTGACAGTCTCGCCTGGGTCTAGCGGAAGCCTTTCGCATTGCCTTTCACACTGCTCGCAGCACTCCGCATTTGGCGCTGACAGCGACTCCGTGTCCGAGACCGGAATGGCTCAGGCTTCTCCGGTTTCCCTCTCAAAGGcaccttctcttccgcgGAGTAATGCTGAGGAGCGGATGCCCCGTGAAAGCCGCAGCTCTCGAAGAGGCGCGCGAGAGTCGCGCGCttctgtcgagagagaggaggatgCAAACGACAGCAGCTCTGGGCCGTCGACCTCTGAGGAAATGTATTCTCGATGTGGTAatgacgaagacgaaggccaGTCGTCAGCACCCATCTTCGCGGGAGGCGCCCTCCGCTCTACTGTGTGTCATCCAATTTTTCtccgagaggagaacagcTTCGTGAGTCTAGACCGCGTTGAACTCGCAAGGTCGATTCTTCGATCACCTCCTAACGTCGTCGATTTTGCCCGCCATCTGTTCCTGATTATGGGTATTTGCCATACCGTCCTCGTTCGCGAGAGGCGATGGAACTCGCGAGAGGAGACTAAGGCCCCCGGGCCGTCCGCTCTCGAGCGCGGCGTCTCACAGCCGCTGCTCGGTAGCGGAGGCTTACGGAGAGACAGCTTGGACGACGAAAAAGCCAGGAAGCGTGGCAGGGGCGCAAGGCGGCGAGGCTCAAGTGAACAACGTTTCCGTCGGCGGAAAGCCGGAGGACGCCAGGGTATCAGCTCTGCTGCTGTGGCGGCTCTCTCGAGTTGCGCAGGGGGCGCAGCGCGGTTGCGGAAGGTCagtcttcctcggcttcgcaGGAGTCACACGGTGTCGGTTGCGGAACAGATGGAAGGGAAAGCGCGAGAAGCCGAGGGCGAAGCGCCGGTCTGGGAAGACGCCTTCGACATCTGCCCCCGTCGCACAGAGTGGGTCGACGAGGCCTCCGGATTCGCGTTCCGAGAATTCGACGAGGCTCCACCGCAGTACGATGCGAGCTCCCCCGACGAGCTGTGCCTCATCAGTGCATGCAACTACTTCGGCCTCGAGTTCGCCGGCCGCCCCTCTCTTATGGAAGTCGAGCTCGAACTCACTTCCTCCTTCATGGTCGAGCTCCTGCTCGGGTGGAAGCGCGAGGTCGAGGTCAGCCGAAAGGCAGCAGGGTTGCGGAGCCCGGGGCCTGGGGCGCATGAAGACAGGAGATGTGGCTACCCGCGAAAAGACGGCAATGGCAGCAGTACCGATTTCACCGAAATGACACGCCAACTGATTGTGAAGCAACTCGAAAGAGCCCAGCGACTGGTGGCGGGACCGCAGCGAAGATCGGAGGCTCCAGCGACTCCGCGCTTCAACGGGAGAGCTGAAGCGCATCCTGGGGCCAGCGGTAGGGGTGCTGCGGAGAAGCCAACCGAACGAGAAGTCCCAGACAGCGAGGATCACGGggcaaaaaaaagaaaacaggagtCACGAGTATACCCGTCAGATGCTTGCGGCGCCGCGTCTGTGGGATCGGAATCCAAAGAAGAATTCCTGGGCGCCCTTGTCCATGCTCGAAGTGACAAGCGAAGCGTCTCCAAATCTGCGGtaccttttctgtcttttgaAATCTTCGATGTCCTCGAATTTGACAATGTAAGAAAGCGAATGAGTGTCATCACGCAAGGATTCGATGGCCGATatcttctcctctgcaaaGGTGCCGACACGCAGATGATGGAGGTAAGAGCGATGACGGGCGAAGTCGGTTCTTACTGTGCACCCAATTGTCACTGGGAAATTCTGTTTAAGTCACATACTTCGACAAGCCTTTTGCgacagctgcatgcgctgctcACGCCGTTCGTCTCTTCGTGGATCTCCATCGATTGATGATGAACCTCTGGTGTATCACTGATCCTCGACGCCAAAGGTTGCTTGACCCGCTTGCTCTGTGGGAAGTCCGGGAGCCACCATGGAACTTTGGGGAAAAGGTGCCGAGTAGCAACTCCGGTGCGAGAGCCGATGT
This genomic interval from Toxoplasma gondii ME49 chromosome VIIb, whole genome shotgun sequence contains the following:
- a CDS encoding proton ATPase, putative (encoded by transcript TGME49_257720~Predicted trans-membrane domain (TMHMM2.0):582-605:625-648:1804-1827:1864-1887:1901-1919:2013-2036:2065-2088:2092-2115:2129-2152), whose protein sequence is MSIPVQDKVAADRGVLANVLCLPFEIWWSNRQARRNEYVFFLTNYDFHEDVAIRESLLALPHLEAVHKTSGDSKREGTRETARSLGTHLEAPEDKERETRKFPATLQLRHRRHYEPSPVHQVSDSHVTFLKGARPENEIHTAKYTKYSFVPLVLFYQLTRFSNFYFLCVAMLQLLPAISDSGGVPTYLIPISIIVGLSVIKEFFEDYSRHKSDEEENSKQVLVFEKGKLVEKQWREVRVGDVVKVTAGQQFPADLVLLNCAHDYGICNVETKNVDGESNVKSRFCLPKLTRIFADDSTAGTAKVRFVCEPACENLTSFSGKVILPPLPNRGGDENAERLGSSTRSTRGRSSSSGSRIPMGNSENQRERDEADTATNERVFGGSDSSYAMHVTEYSGGKNKVPRNGQIQKQDSSPRQNGEGRNLHKRCPCHSYRASRSSERDNDLPHLERASISEEEATDESGASEGSRKERQEDLEGSEGTRCDGGGLQALEIHEGGPEARQESSDTFSRNAEDPPQRRRPEEQEEIALSFNQLLLRGTSMVETKWAYGAVVYAGRQTRLMMNSRVGAVQKWSRLELNYSSHVVVMIIVQVLSVFLLSFMSIYWIETQGYRASYLDLRHYVSTIKNFGLTFGATFLVFASFVPLDLFMLWEICRFVQGLFINFDKEMYSTEAERHALSQAAQLIEEMGNVTHVYSDKTGTLTKNIMQLKCVGLGDGFEYGMDLWCDDRAAMNASDRKFQKQMRQLKREAQRRCAVSRRLSQEATSALGRLAMPRAVSSAPRSIPGDPPALTVSPGSSGSLSHCLSHCSQHSAFGADSDSVSETGMAQASPVSLSKAPSLPRSNAEERMPRESRSSRRGARESRASVEREEDANDSSSGPSTSEEMYSRCGNDEDEGQSSAPIFAGGALRSTVCHPIFLREENSFVSLDRVELARSILRSPPNVVDFARHLFLIMGICHTVLVRERRWNSREETKAPGPSALERGVSQPLLGSGGLRRDSLDDEKARKRGRGARRRGSSEQRFRRRKAGGRQGISSAAVAALSSCAGGAARLRKVSLPRLRRSHTVSVAEQMEGKAREAEGEAPVWEDAFDICPRRTEWVDEASGFAFREFDEAPPQYDASSPDELCLISACNYFGLEFAGRPSLMEVELELTSSFMVELLLGWKREVEVSRKAAGLRSPGPGAHEDRRCGYPRKDGNGSSTDFTEMTRQLIVKQLERAQRLVAGPQRRSEAPATPRFNGRAEAHPGASGRGAAEKPTEREVPDSEDHGAKKRKQESRVYPSDACGAASVGSESKEEFLGALVHARSDKRSVSKSAVPFLSFEIFDVLEFDNVRKRMSVITQGFDGRYLLLCKGADTQMMEVAARGQEKHLASINAQLHGFASSGLRTLVFGYRYLPPELYRDFHSRFTQAQQLLGEEQENAVANCIAMVERDLLVVGCSGIEDRLQDDVQGTIKDLKAAGIQVWVLTGDKLETAINIGHSTNLISETAYNAVIDATNKEAIVEQLSRHEVRELVDRQMSKKSRVERSRGVPGSSTESASLSPEPLKVEATDPSLFPGQPDGVSPQGSPPDSTLESVSSTAQRGNRCPFSGSLLNAEALSRSEKGNKERGSPCVSDRKTVGMRTRRRTPDNGRVSEEGDVSFKLTAVEAATEAVLQPSPSAPAIAGVDTKKGSKAHGKRSALALFSTKRIRGKLGELLSINSHGWSGDSSDDSSLDGTNVAHRRSGRGVPHFSGFGSDVRIREYSEFCTTVTGSALAVIMQDRLLKVKFYSLARHASTLIASRVTPKQKALLLRQNSAFNPRGTSLAIGDGANDVAMILAASVGVGISGREGLQAARAADFSIGEFRLLRKLLFVHGREALRRNCILVYVCIFRNAVMCWCTLAMNFLSGFSGLDVWNTWTKQVVSLAFTCLPVLGFVTLDRQVPHRVLLENPVLYEIIPSTLWPYYTDHRVVQAREWVNNLILDPASRSCRAVGRFLFWPFARWGNRIDLSMIYAWFQHRKKPENDRCYGTHCLLLWLAFALWVAVCQLTFTVYSVVGAWTPSVNKSHGFTSLQFDSFSHVMELGYIIIVNAVIAVLSNTWTVIEVLIHVGEIVAALLFWVVISYWKLFLNIAGAEMLHGTYVLCSLCASYYFGLTITIIACLLPLLAPLAWQMSRKPTLEQVLVEQLKSGTYKPISARRGRPEGVAYVAVESPQMRRGTGARGDEEEYKGFAFTHEPIFSVLPSLQEAYKALKKTGEGAKVLLRKTQTLIKGGEGSDAKK